From one Enterococcus sp. DIV2402 genomic stretch:
- a CDS encoding chemotaxis protein CheW: MEQYVVFKSHNQLFAIRVTNVDRVIEANRFIELPEVAEFILGVYEYHDNMVPIVDVRKKLFNQFSEQIEESKVILCRFEGHSQGLYVEDIIGISYMEETNYEQDLVKSLLKKGYIEKFLKLENEVVMLLELDYLFNNEQTQAAFQELEQLTDVEDTIDDAD; the protein is encoded by the coding sequence ATGGAGCAGTATGTTGTTTTTAAAAGTCACAATCAACTATTTGCCATTCGAGTTACAAATGTTGACCGTGTTATTGAAGCGAATCGATTCATTGAATTGCCTGAAGTAGCAGAATTTATTTTAGGTGTTTATGAATATCATGACAATATGGTGCCAATTGTTGATGTGCGTAAAAAATTATTTAATCAATTTTCAGAACAAATAGAAGAAAGCAAAGTCATTTTATGTCGTTTTGAAGGTCACTCGCAAGGATTATATGTAGAAGATATTATTGGGATTTCTTATATGGAAGAAACCAATTATGAACAAGATTTAGTCAAATCTTTACTAAAAAAAGGTTACATCGAAAAATTTTTGAAATTAGAAAATGAAGTTGTCATGCTATTGGAACTTGACTATCTATTTAATAATGAACAAACACAAGCTGCTTTCCAAGAGCTTGAACAGTTGACTGATGTCGAGGATACCATTGATGATGCAGACTGA
- a CDS encoding chemotaxis protein CheD gives MSRIPLMMQTEIRVGISDYKLGKAPNKLITVGLGSCIGTIIYDEKTKVGGLSHIMLPDSTMFIGKQDIKIAKFADLALPQMVTELKQQVPLPRLKAKIVGGASMFGFNASAASIGIGQRNIEAVEKVLKELRIPIVAKHVGGNAGRTMIVDLNDFKTTVRIVNQEVVYI, from the coding sequence ATGTCGAGGATACCATTGATGATGCAGACTGAAATTAGAGTAGGTATTTCTGATTATAAGTTAGGAAAAGCCCCTAATAAATTAATTACAGTAGGTTTGGGTTCGTGTATTGGGACAATTATCTATGACGAAAAAACCAAAGTAGGCGGATTAAGTCATATCATGCTACCGGATAGCACGATGTTCATCGGTAAACAAGACATAAAAATTGCTAAGTTTGCTGATCTTGCCTTACCACAAATGGTAACTGAATTAAAACAACAAGTACCATTGCCACGCCTAAAAGCAAAAATTGTGGGCGGTGCCAGTATGTTTGGTTTTAATGCTAGTGCTGCCTCTATTGGGATTGGCCAAAGAAATATTGAAGCAGTGGAAAAAGTTTTAAAAGAACTACGAATTCCAATTGTAGCGAAACATGTTGGGGGAAATGCTGGTCGGACAATGATTGTTGACTTAAACGATTTTAAAACGACTGTCCGAATTGTTAATCAAGAAGTGGTTTACATTTAA